A window of the Cannabis sativa cultivar Pink pepper isolate KNU-18-1 chromosome X, ASM2916894v1, whole genome shotgun sequence genome harbors these coding sequences:
- the LOC115712703 gene encoding uncharacterized protein LOC115712703 — protein sequence MAASPSHSQSDAQQIKAHPEPESQLSSLVYDMSQQVQGVMENMLKMINEIDENSSGIMEYIEKCKESAIDRKRVLEEERVRFQKAAFAVLDMLNNGE from the exons ATGGCGGCTTCCCCATCTCATTCTCAGTCCGATGCTCAACAGATCAAAGCTCATCCAGAACCTGAATCTCAGCTCTCATCTCTCGTCTACG ATATGTCACAGCAAGTCCAAGGGGTCATGGAGAACATGCTTAAGATGATCAA TGAAATTGACGAAAACTCTTCTGGGATAATGGAGTATATAGAGAAGTGCAAAGAGTCTGCTATTGATAGGAAGAGAGTCTTAGAGGAAGAAAGGGTACGTTTTCAGAAAGCTGCTTTCGCTGTCTTAGACATGCTCAACAACGGAGAATAG
- the LOC115712659 gene encoding uncharacterized protein LOC115712659 — protein MKGHEHKMPRMEDILNLPVQDPPAAEFSAAHLKWVKVDGGRHGGDNIALIPFARVDDFVKGESSNPECPASFRVESRRKRPEGSISKPRVDGYLEYTLYWCSYGPEDFRDSQSSLEDGLNVKPASGKGSRPGRRHMMRGCVCHFTVKRLYTKPLLALIIYNQRTHVDKSGAPCHGILDQDALGTRAMYAPRISEDLRQKVMSMLYVGIPLDNIIQHHTEVVQGHGGPHNRDDFLTRNDVRNMERVIRNSSHELLEDDESSVNMWVQRHHKHVFYFQSNSGLEPFILGIQTDWQLQQMLRYGHNGSMAFHSMFGLKRLKYPLCTLLVFDLSHNAIPVAWIISSSFSSQDIQKWIGLLAERIRTKDPGWRLNSFLVDDSSLDISIIREAFQCRVLLCIWHVRRAWIRSLLKNCCNIDVQQEMFKQLGWVLYCTRSGQHSMDALDDLMQVFVDQCTFMDYFKRRWLPNIELWINGIKSLPVSSPEPNAAIESYHLRLKLKLFDELHANSWARVDWLIHKLSTELHSLYWLDQYSIETGCFENLRDKSFSMNAWCQALNIPDVDVVLDEHNLQLAKVISQTDRNLAYSIWNPGSEFSLCNCPWSRLGNLCKHVIKVANLCKSRQVARPLLAAQVYRQTMLTLLQNTPDDPLVLDHAILHATRLQHDIKSLEELSNNGLLQPLPTDISSHAAENILSPYLY, from the exons ATGAAGGGCCATGAACACAAG ATGCCAAGAATGGAGGACATTCTTAACCTTCCTGTCCAAGATCCTCCAGCTGCAGAGTTTTCTGCTGCTCATTTGAAATGGGTAAAAGTAGATGGCGGGCGGCACGGTGGTGACAATATCGCTCTTATTCCATTTGCTAGAGTGGATGATTTTGTAAAAGGAGAATCCTCAAATCCAGAATGCCCTGCTAGTTTCCGCGTTGAATCAAGAAGGAAGAGACCTGAGGGGAGCATTAGTAAACCAAGAGTTGATGGCTATCTTGAGTATacttt ATACTGGTGTTCTTATGGTCCGGAAGATTTCCGAGACAGCCAATCTAGTTTGGAGGATGGGTTAAACGTGAAGCCTGCATCAGGAAAGGGAAGCAGGCCTGGAAGACGTCATATGATGAGAGGTTGTGTTTGCCATTTCACTGTAAAGCGCTTATACACCAAACCCCTACTTGCTCTCATAATTTATAATCAAAGAACGCATGTAGATAAATCAGGGGCCCCATGTCATGGTATACTTGATCAAGATGCGTTGGGGACAAGAGCCATGTATGCCCCTCGAATATCCGAGGATTTACGTCAAAAAGTGATGTCAATGCTTTATGTTGGAATCCCTTTGGATAATATAATTCAGCATCACACAGAGGTTGTCCAAGGGCATGGAGGACCACATAACCGTGACGACTTCCTAACTCGGAATGATGTTCGTAACATGGAAAGGGTAATTCGTAATTCTTCACATGAGTTACTTGAAGATGATGAAAGCAGTGTTAATATGTGGGTTCAACGCCATCACAAACATGTTTTCTACTTTCAAAGTAACTCCGGTTTGGAACCATTCATTTTGGGCATACAGACGGATTGGCAATTGCAGCAGATGCTCCGTTATGGGCATAATGGCTCTATGGCTTTCCATTCAATGTTTGGTTTGAAGAGACTTAAG TATCCACTGTGTACTCTTCTTGTTTTCGATCTATCACATAATGCAATTCCAGTTGCTTGGATTATATCATCCTCTTTTTCCAGCCAAGATATCCAGAAGTGGATCGGGTTACTTGCTGAAAGAATACGAACCAAGGACCCTGGATGGAGACTCAATTCCTTTCTAGTGGACGATTCTTCATTGGACATTTCTATAATTAG AGAGGCCTTCCAATGCAGAGTTCTGTTATGCATATGGCATGTTCGACGTGCCTGGATAAGAAGCCTCTTAAAGAATTGCTGCAACATTGATGTACAGCAAGAGATGTTTAAGCAATTGGGTTGGGTTTTGTATTGCACAAGAAGTGGACAACACTCCATGGATGCGCTTGATGACCTTATGCaagtatttgttgatcaatgtACATTTATGGACTACTTTAAGAGGCGATGGTTACCAAACATAG AATTGTGGATTAATGGCATCAAGTCTCTTCCTGTTTCAAGTCCAGAACCCAATGCTGCAATTGAGTCCTATCACTTGAGGTTGAAATTGAAGCTTTTCGATGAGCTGCATGCTAATTCTTGGGCACGAGTTGATTGGTTAATTCACAAACTTTCAACAGAACTTCATTCCTTATATTGGTTGGATCAATATAGTATAGAAACTGGGTGTTTTGAAAATTTGAGGGACAAATCTTTTTCAATGAATGCATGGTGCCAAGCTTTGAACATCCCAGATGTCGATGTCGTACTAGATGAGCACAATCTCCAGCTTGCAAAAGTCATCTCTCAAACAGACAGAAACCTGGCATACTCGATTTGGAACCCTGGCtctgaattttcactatgtaatTGCCCCTGGTCAAGGCTGGGAAATCTGTGTAAGCATGTCATCAAAGTGGCAAATTTATGTAAAAGTCGGCAGGTTGCAAGGCCACTACTGGCTGCTCAAGTTTATAGGCAGACAATGCTTACCCTTCTGCAGAATACCCCGGATGATCCTCTAGTTCTTGATCATGCCATTTTACATGCAACCCGATTGCAGCATGACATCAAAAGCTTAGAGGAATTGTCTAATAATGGGTTGCTCCAACCTTTACCGACTGATATTAGTTCTCATGCTGCAGAGAACATACTTTCTCCTTATCTTTATTAA